Proteins from one Mercurialis annua linkage group LG7, ddMerAnnu1.2, whole genome shotgun sequence genomic window:
- the LOC130014830 gene encoding uncharacterized protein LOC130014830, with the protein MSYNLNLVAWNCPGGLSFARKNRFIRSLVSNNNLSLLGLIETKKEAFDDFGIRSLWLHLDFDYSFAPSAGSSGGLLCIWNPKFIVPYRIAKANRWISLDFIWSSVHVIFILICASNFPRERASLWYDILHELNSDFLCILVGDFNEILDPSGSFNCTSFSASMLAFSDFISASNLVESNLQGRFFTWQNSISKSKIDRCFLSPAAFSFWPNNVLKALPSYSDNVPLLFCSDVASNWGPKPFKSINAWWSRKDFFSFVESSWSNISLKMPNANLVFRLRELRNLVKIWNRDIFGNLNSKFDAVQAEITALESLADFGSLSELDGSRLSTLKSESNQLSIHIKSLWHQKLRLNWNFHGETNSKYFHTVASLHSKNNIISEVIIDGVSFKSPLDIKQRTHAFYKALYKKNSQVSFTLDSLPIESLTDLQAASLLMPFAEEEIVTTLMSCDEKKAPAPDGFNYFFYKKSWKIFRQDFLKLFKEFFHSASFPIGINTAFLVLIPKFQGASDIKDFRPISLINGVFKLLSKVLTNRLSPVLLLFQRTNSVSLREEVSTIAT; encoded by the coding sequence ATGTCGTACAACCTTAATTTAGTAGCTTGGAATTGTCCAGGGGGTTTGTCTTTCGCTCGAAAGAATCGTTTTATTCGTTCCTTGGTTTCTAACAATAATCTTTCTTTGTTGGGTCTTATTGAGACTAAAAAGGAAGCTTTTGATGATTTTGGTATTCGTTCTTTATGGCTGCATTTAGATTTTGATTACAGCTTTGCTCCTTCAGCGGGTTCATCGGGTGGTCTCCTTTGCATATGGAATCCGAAATTTATTGTTCCTTACAGAATCGCTAAAGCTAATAGATGGATtagcttggattttatttggtCAAGTGTTCATGTCATATTTATCTTGATTTGTGCTAGTAATTTTCCAAGAGAACGGGCTTCTCTTTGGTATGATATTCTTCATGAGCTCAATTCTGATTTTCTTTGCATCTTGGTAGgtgattttaatgaaattttggACCCTTCAGGGAGTTTTAACTGCACTAGTTTTTCGGCTTCAATGCTTGCTTTTTCAGACTTTATCTCGGCTTCCAACTTGGTAGAATCTAATCTGCAAGGTCGGTTCTTTACTTGGCAGAATAGCATTTCTAAATCGAAGATTGATCGTTGTTTCCTGTCTCCTGCTGCATTCTCCTTTTGGCCGAATAATGTCTTGAAAGCTTTGCCTTCTTATTCGGATAATGTTCCTCTTTTGTTTTGCTCTGATGTGGCTTCTAATTGGGGTCCTAAACCTTTCAAGTCTATTAACGCGTGGTGGAGTCGCaaggattttttttcttttgtggaGAGTTCTTGGTCTAACATTTCTTTGAAAATGCCTAATGCCAATTTGGTTTTCAGGTTAAGGGAACTCAGGAATCTCGTCAAGATTTGGAACCGAGATATTTTTGGTAACTTAAACTCAAAATTTGATGCTGTTCAAGCCGAGATAACAGCTTTAGAGTCTCTCGCTGATTTTGGCAGCCTTAGTGAGTTGGACGGCAGCAGACTTTCCACCCTTAAATCAGAGAGCAATCAATTATCTATTCATATTAAATCTTTGTGGCACCAAAAGTTGAGGTTGAACTGGAATTTTCATGGTGAGACGAACTCAAAATACTTTCATACGGTGGCTTCGTTGCATTCTAAGAACAACATTATTTCGGAGGTTATTATTGATGGGGTTAGCTTCAAATCTCCTCTGGATATTAAACAGCGTACTCATGCTTTTTATAAAGCTTTGTATAAGAAGAATTCTCAAGTTAGCTTTACTTTAGATTCTCTTCCTATTGAGTCTTTGACAGACTTACAGGCTGCTTCTCTTTTAATGCCTTTTGCTGAGGAGGAAATTGTCACCACATTGATGAGCTGCGATGAGAAGAAGGCTCCGGCTCCTGATggattcaattattttttctacAAAAAATCTTGGAAAATTTTCAGACAGGATTTTCTCAAGCTTTTCAAGGAATTCTTTCATTCGGCTTCCTTCCCCATCGGTATTAACACAGCCTTTTTAGTGTTGATCCCGAAATTTCAAGGTGCTTCTGACATTAAGGATTTTCGTC